In Accipiter gentilis chromosome 22, bAccGen1.1, whole genome shotgun sequence, the following are encoded in one genomic region:
- the FCF1 gene encoding rRNA-processing protein FCF1 homolog yields the protein MGKQKKARKYAVMKRMISLRDQRINEKDRAKAPVKKKEDPSAIKEREVPQHPSCLFFQYNTQLGPPYHILVDTNFINFSIKAKLDLVQSMMDCLYAKCIPCITDCVMGEIEKLGQKYRVALRIAKDPRFERLPCMHKGTYADDCLVQRVTQHKCYIVATVDKELKRRIRKIPGVPIMYISRHRYNIERMPDDYGAPRF from the exons atG GGGAAGCAGAAGAAGGCGAGGAAGTACGCGGTCATGAAGCGCATGATCAGCCTCCGGGACCAGCGCAT TAACGAGAAGGACCGGGCGAAAGCCCCCGTGAAGAAGAAAGAGGACCCGAGTGCCATTAAGGAGCGGGAGGT cccccagcatccctctTGCTTGTTCTTCCAGTATAATACACAGTTGGGGCCCCCTTATCACATCCTGGTTGACACTAACTTCATCAACTTCTCCATCAAGGCCAAGCTGGACCTAGTACAGTCAATGATGGACTGTCTCTATGCCAAGT GTATTCCATGTATCACAGATTGTGTAATGGGTGAAATTGAGAAGTTAGGACAGAAGTACCGTGTGGCGTTAAG AATTGCCAAGGACCCTCGTTTTGAACGCTTGCCATGTATGCACAAAGGAACCTATGCAGACGACTGCTTGGTACAGAGGGTCACTCAg CACAAATGTTACATTGTGGCCACAGTGGATAAAGAGCTCAAGCGGAGAATACGAAAAATCCCAGGAGTGCCGATAATGTATATTTCCAGGCACAG atACAATATTGAGAGGATGCCAGATGATTACGGAGCTCCTCGATTCTAA